The Microbacterium sp. SORGH_AS_0862 region CCTCGCTGAGGCGGGGGAGCTGGACCCGGTGATCGGCCGGGCGGACGAGATCGAGCAGACTATCGAGATCTTGAGCCGTCGTACCAAGAACAATCCCGTGCTCATCGGCGAGGCCGGCGTCGGAAAGACCGCGATCGTCGAGGGGCTGGCCCAGGCCATCGTGGCGGGCGAGGTCCCCGAGCAGCTGCGGGGCAGCCGCGTCGTCTCGTTGGATCTTCCCGCGATGCTCGCGGGCGCCCGTTACCGCGGCGACTTCGAAGAGCGCCTGACCGCGACGATGGGCGAGATCGCCGAGCGCAAGGGCGAACTGATCGTCTTCATCGACGAGGTGCACACCGTGGTCGGCGCGGGCGCCGGCAGCGACGGCGCCATGGATGCCGGCAACATCCTCAAGCCCCGCCTCGCTCGTGGCGACCTGCACCTGGTGGGTGCGACCACTCTCGCCGAGTACCGCACCATCGAGAAGGATCCCGCGCTGGAGCGTCGGTTCCAGCCGGTGAAGGTGGGGGAGCCTTCGGTCGAGGATGCGGTGCGGATCCTGCACGGGCTTCGCCCCGCCTACGAGCAGCACCACGCCATCACCTACACCGACGACGCATTGCGCGCCGCCGTCGAGCTCAGCGACCGCTACCTGAGCGACCGCGTCCTGCCCGACAAGGCGATCGACCTCATCGACCAGGCCGGGGCGCGGCTCCGACTGCGCCTGGGCGTCGCGGTCGACGTGTCCGAGCTGATGGCGCAGTTGGCCACGCTCGAGGCAGACAAGAACGCAGCGGTGGCGGCGGAGCGCTACGAGGACGCGATGCGCCTGCGCGACGAGATCGCCGATGTGCAGCACCGCATCGACGAGGCGACGCGTCGCGATGCGGTGCGGGGCGAGCAGATCGTGGATGCCGAGCACATCGCCGCCGTCATCAGTCGCAGCACGGGCATCCCGGTATCGCGCCTGACGGAGAGCGAGCGCGGGCGCCTCGCGGGACTCGAGTCCGAGCTGCACGCCCGCGTGATCGGTCAGGATGCGGCGGTCACCGCCGTTGCGACGGCGGTCCGGCGCAACCGTACCGGTATGGGCGACAGCCGTCGACCGGTGGGGTCGTTCCTCTTCCTCGGACCCACGGGCGTGGGCAAGACGGAGCTGGCGAAGACCCTCGCATCCTCACTCTTCGAGGACGAGAACGCCGTGATCCGCTTCGATATGAGCGAGTTCGGCGAGCGTCACACGGTCTCCCGTCTCGTCGGCGCCCCTCCCGGATACGTCGGATACGACGAGGCGGGTCAGCTGACCGAGCGGGTGCGTCGCGCCCCCTACTCGGTGGTGCTGTTCGACGAGATCGAGAAGGCGCACCCCGACGTGTTCAACCTGCTGCTGCAGGTGCTCGACGACGGCCGGCTGACCGACGGTCAGGGTCGCACGGTCGACTTCCGCAACACCGTCGTCATCATGACCTCGAACATCGGCAGCGAGTTCCTCGCA contains the following coding sequences:
- a CDS encoding ATP-dependent Clp protease ATP-binding subunit, with amino-acid sequence MPEDFTPNEGRDAFDDFLSRYLAGERGRAARSIDLSRYLSARTQETLQDAGRFALTRGQHELDALHVLREIVRVEQVRDAIARLGVDPESIVRESEQRLPASADVADVDSAVVTTSVQRALFHAFQVARSSGSTYIDPEHLFFALVLAQDTPAGQILARAGVTAEALTQSVRETVTGGDRAPEQAAASEPATMLERYGRDLTSLAEAGELDPVIGRADEIEQTIEILSRRTKNNPVLIGEAGVGKTAIVEGLAQAIVAGEVPEQLRGSRVVSLDLPAMLAGARYRGDFEERLTATMGEIAERKGELIVFIDEVHTVVGAGAGSDGAMDAGNILKPRLARGDLHLVGATTLAEYRTIEKDPALERRFQPVKVGEPSVEDAVRILHGLRPAYEQHHAITYTDDALRAAVELSDRYLSDRVLPDKAIDLIDQAGARLRLRLGVAVDVSELMAQLATLEADKNAAVAAERYEDAMRLRDEIADVQHRIDEATRRDAVRGEQIVDAEHIAAVISRSTGIPVSRLTESERGRLAGLESELHARVIGQDAAVTAVATAVRRNRTGMGDSRRPVGSFLFLGPTGVGKTELAKTLASSLFEDENAVIRFDMSEFGERHTVSRLVGAPPGYVGYDEAGQLTERVRRAPYSVVLFDEIEKAHPDVFNLLLQVLDDGRLTDGQGRTVDFRNTVVIMTSNIGSEFLASRSGAIGFIADGGGATGFGDESELRARVMGKLREAMRPEFLNRIDEIVLFRKLEKAQLRRIVSLLLEQSASRLARREISFEATEAVVDWLAEHGYEPEYGARPLRRLIQREVDDRIADLLVSGDLSDQGAVRIDVVDGRPVAAAVNRSAVAA